GTGTTTATAGATGACAACTAAGACAGAAAGAATATGGGTATCTTttttgtatatcttttacttgtttcagtcattagactgcgaccatgctggggcagtgccttggagaatctttagtcaaatgaatctacTCCAGGACTTTGGgtcttaaaacctggtacttttgCTGaaacagcgtgtgtgtgtgtgtgtgtgtgtgtgtgtgtacgtgtgtgtgtgtacgtgtgtttactctctctcttgtGAAACTGGTGACCATATATCTATGTTTTAACCAATTTTAGTTTTGAAACGCTTCTTTCACTTTATGCAGTTGTTACAGGTTTTGCTATGTAAATCCTTGAAGCAATAAAAACATTAGCAAATGTTCAATTCAGCATGGGGCCCTCCGCTGTGTCTTTTTGATTAATTTCTCAAGTAGAATactatattttctggcatacaagttgaaAAGCCAGAAAAAGATCGGTCAACTTACACACCAAgatgactttggaggaccaaaaattccaaaagcaggtatcttatagtcgtgattcatatcgagcccttctgggtatttgcACGTGTCTacgatgataaaaaaatttaccatcatattttcgcatttttaatgcattttttgctcggtttatataagggaagtaactctctaaaaatgcttatatagttatttcccttacaaacccgagcaacgctgggcgatactgctagtactacaTACAATGACTTGCATACTGGAAAATATGCTATTCTAATATCTAAAAGGCTGTGGGCCTGGCTGagtcattagcataccaggcaaaatgctcagtgtcattttgtccatctttacattctgagttcgaatcctcccagacaaaatgcttagcgtttgtactctgcgtgtgtttgtcctattaatatataatatctctatatttatacttgaatattctTTGTCTGAAAATCTTCAGCCTCTGCTTTTTCTCTGGTAGTAACAAACGTTTATCAACAACATGTGAAGGGGTCAGGGTTTACTGGTTTCATTATTCGGTCGTGACTTCAATTTCCGTATATCAAAGGGtcagctaatgtgtgtgtgtctgtctgtgtgtgtgtgtgtgtgtgtccccgtgtctgtgtgtgtgcgcgcgcgcgcgcgtgtgtgtgtgtgtccgtgtatgtgtctgtgtgtgtgcgtgcgcctgtGTATTCTATATGAAATAACAGATCGTTCATATTTTCAGCCATTTCTCGTGAAATACGTATTTATCGTTATTGTATAGACTTAATGTTGGAAGGGAGGCAATTTTTGTAGGCTTATCAAAGGTGATAACATATTTATCTCCCTTGAATAATTCAAGCGCGGATAACTTTTGCAATGACCCTCAGTTCCACAACGGGTGAATTTTCCTCAAATCCCACACTAccgttaaaaaaaaggaaaaagaaacaaaacgtgAGGAACGGAACATACATAATGTAGTCCTAAGCCCTAGTTATAGACTCTCTGGTCGTCAGCAGACACTTGTAGCGAGTGTTTCAGCCTCCTCGTTCTGATGACAGCGAATGGAGCCGGTGCTTGAGGTGACTGTCCAGCCCAAGGGGGGATTAGAAGAGCCGGGGGAGTTCAGGGATGAGAAATTGAGAATCAATCTTTGCATCTTCGACTTCTGGTCTCTGCTTCTTCACGTCTGTTATTTTCAATCAGGTCCGTTCATGCAAAACTCTATGTAGAGTCCTTTCGACAGTGGACAAATGGACAAACAAAGAATTTTAGCTTCCGAATAACTCTGGTATGGCGAAAGTTGAAAACCACCACAGTAATTATTGCTTTTGTATCGTTATCCCTATTTTTCGGACGCGTAGTTTCCTTATAATGCTTATGTCCATCTCAAAGGAAATCTGCGTAATTTAATGTTACCAACGATGTTCCACAGTTCTTCTTCGAAATACGCCAGGCGTGGATTGTTGGGTAGGTTTTTGCGAGATTTAAATCCAAGCCTTGGGTTCCCCTTTTATTGCCGACTtactcatcactatcatcaacttTATCGAAATGATAGGTCCTATATCTTATACGTTGTATAtagtaatgattttttttttcagggagATTAACTCAGCCGACGATGTTCTTCGGAACACATCCAAGTAAAgtttgatttaataataataataataatgaaattattgtatacagtgctcaggtgcaccacaacttgtcagagtatatgcagtaatgtagaaatgtctggaaagcgaacaatgcatgagtcaggtacatgcttgtgtgtgtatggaggggaaaaaatcaggagtagtgttggcgaatctcaggaagttttgaaggatgcagttctCCGATAACTAACAAcggatgccggcagtttgttccatgcttcagcaactctcagcgtgaaaaaatgtttcctgaagtcatgggagctgtgctgttttctgactttgtaaatatgtccacgggtgttagatgggtggagtttgaaaaggtgctcagagttattgttggtacgatggttgataattttatgggtgtctgccaagtcagctgccagacgtcggagtttcaatgtacaAATTAATATTCAAGGAAAAGCTATAAAGAAAAACACGTATGGGAATATCTCGAGTTCGAATCTGCAAAGCGATCCGTACCACATTGCAAGAAACTTCCCCTGCTATTATTTCTCTCGCTGCCTAATTTCCCTTTCTCAGACAAACGATCGCATATTGTTCTCTGAAGCAGATTTGAAGCATTCGTTCAGggaagaagagagatgagaaaggaaaggaaagaaaagggaagacaaaagaaaaaaagaagaagaaaaagaaaaagggggcaAAGCAGCGGAAGTCGTAGGGGgaggtgtgatggtctacgtccCCCAGAACAAATTATGTGCTAAGCTGCGCCCCGCGGTAATGACAGCGATGGCGTTGCCAGGGAGGATGACCGGGCGACACACGTTGGTTCCACATTGAAACATTCATCGAACGTGAAGGCACATCCATAGAGTAATCGCTATAGAAGTAGAAAAAGCTGCaccaaatgcttagcatttcgtcctttgcgttctgagttcaaattccgcctttccttcctttcggagtcgataaattaagtaccagtgaaacactgaggtcaatgtaatcgactaggcccctcccccaaaatttcaggccttgtgcctcaagtagaaaggattatttatagattctagtcaggcagcgaactggcagaatgtttagcggcatttcggccgtctttacgttctgagttcaaagtccgatAAAATCAGTCAGCTActagggtcgaagtaatcgacttccataaacaatctcgATTGTTCACAAATAGGATAGGAACTATAACAAGTCCACTGCTACTTCAGTTTTTCAACCCTTGAAGAACTGattgtaaaaatgaataaattcaaCGGGATTTGAACGCAAAACGTTCACAGTATATTGCATTCTCATCAAACCAGATTTCTTTAATAACCTTGAATGGCTGTTGATTAGATTCGTCAAAAAATTCTTGAAATTACGTCATGAAGGTTGACGGCAGACATTATGACGTTGGATTCCTAAAGAAACAAACTGAAGGTTTTTCTCACTTCTACTTGGCTTTCTTTAGAATTGGTGCTTCAAGTTAGTCACGGGttgatttattatatttcttattggtTCATTGGCTTTGAGTTAATCCCTGTCTTATCTTCATAATTTAACTGATAACTTAATCAACcaactctcttttcctttcttttctcctttcgtcTTAAAGACTTTCCTTTCTCTATTTCCGTCTTTAACACTACTTCTCTTTGTATTTTTGCCTGCTTCATTTGGTCATTAATAACCGACTGATTCAAATATAacgtttatcattcattttattacAATTGAATTCACTGCCTTTATACAATGTCtcctttgcttctctctctctctctccctaccttcCTTTCTCTGCATTTAAATATTTGGTTGATTGATTTCTAATTAATCAAACAACAAATtagaattatttctatttaatttacTGATATCATTATCaatcaattctttctttctctttctattttcctttcgaTTGTAAGTTTACCTGTTTGATTAATTGTTTAATTACCTGTCTGggcttttgcttgttttgtttttaatcaatctatttcttttcactttaattaaataagtaaaagcgGCGACCAGGCAGAACCGTCGGCACGCCGGACAATAGTGCTCAGCgtgactacttcttcttctttgctctttctcgagtcacgcctggctcataagggccggtttcccggtttccttggcgtataggttccccacctggacgggacaccggtccatcgcagttgagctgcaagatgcaggaggaaagagtgagagaaagtcgtggcgaaagagtcagcagaagtttgccattaagaaaaaaattctgaaaattcctaaaaataaaaacattatggcGGCTTATGTGGGGTCATAAACCAGAATtccaattttttattttcttttttatttgcttttcattatttatttatttgattccaTTAATTCTTGTATTTTAGGGTTTTTAAGCGAATAAATTGATGTCTTCATTGTTGTCAACAGGTACTGAGAGAACGTGTGACCTGCTTCATTTCCCCGGCAACACTTTCTTTAACCAAGTTCTTCACAGAGTAAACTCTGTCAGACTTCATTCCAATTTCACAGATGAAGCACCGCTTCAACGTTTTCCTTGTAAGAAATATCCCTTGATAAGCTACCCAAGCAATTCACTTTGAACGAACTTTTCGCAGAGGTGGTGAATATGAGTCATGAAGATGAATTAGGGAAGGACGAAACTATGGTGCAGGTGATAGATGAAttaaaaaggaggaaaagcagATATCACAGGAGTTGAAGGAACTGAAGGAACTGGAAAAACAGATGAATAAAGATCTAAAGGCAGGTATGAGCAAGTTAGAAGAGTTGGAAATACCCGAGCTAAAGGAACTGGAAACTCTGGAGCTGAAAGAACCTGAAGATCTGGCGATAGCTGAATTGGATGATCTAGAAGAACtggaagaactggaagaaatggaGATACCTGAGCTGAAGGAACTGAAGGAAGATTTAGAGGCAAGTGAGATGAAGGAACTAGATCTCGAAATACCGGAGCTAAAGGAGCTGGAAGATCTGGAGATAAATGAGTTGAAAGATCTGGATGATCTGGAGATAAATGAGTTGAAAGACCTGGATGATCTGGAGATACCTGAGCTGAAAGAACTGGAAGATTTGAAGATAATGGATGACACCGAACTGAATAAAGAGATAGAAGACTTGGAGTGTTTGAAGAATTGGCGGCTCCACTGTTGAAAAAGAAATGTCAAATCTGTTTAAGTTTGCAATGGCAGTGTTAAAGTAATATCTTTGGTTTCATCCAAAGATTGGTTTCGTCAGAAAATATAATTCGGAATGTGAAAGTATATTCATTGTTCAAGATGTATTTCAGTCGATATAAAAGTTATAAAGATTAGATTTGCGCATAGCTGTTTGCTTATCATTTGCTATCATAACATATTATCTTTTTAACACACGTCATATGAATGTTTCTCACATGTATTTATAGACATTAGCTTAAATAATTTTGCAATTATTTGATTTCactccaaggcggcgagctggcagaatcgttagcacaccggacaaaatgcttaaccgtacttcgtccgtctttacagtctgagttcaaattccactgaggtacaCTTTGCcttcgacttaacccctcctcaCGAACTTACTAACCttttgccaaagtttgaaaccgttattttatttcactttgcggCATGTACTGAAGATCGAATCAGTATTATTTCTGTAAGTATAAACTAAAGGAGAAATGGAGGTGCAAAACAGATAACAACTGATGGCTTTATTAAGCTACATCAGACCTCTTTCCTCCACGCTAAATATTAGCATGGAGTTAACAGTGCATAGGAATGTCTGGAAATTAGTAGCTAATAGGGAACCTATTTCGTTACTAGCAActcgatataaacaagagtgcattttgcaccaaaatccAGCTTGAGCGTTTCTCTCACGTTATCtgccgcagtatagtttgttctaacagaacatcaatatctaagcagaaataaatattatttctcagtacaaatactgcctctgtcgcttatacacacacacacatatatatatatataggtacttaactcatataatatacatacatacataactatatatatatacatatacatatatgtgtgtgtgtgtgtgtatttgtatttatgtgtgtatatatatatgtatatgtatatatatatatatatatatatatatatatataatacatagcttTACAGGCTCTAGCTACCATACTACATTATAAAAATTACCGTAGATGTAATGCCATACTAAGACTTACGGATTATGTACTTCatggtacatatgtacacaatgtCACTGTTTACCTTCCATATCAATTTACACATAAGGCAAGGTCTCGTTGCAAACTACATATATCAACTAAACAAGGTCTAGCTACAATATTAAACGAATCAACTAGGTAAAGTATAACTAACATAATACATAACtgagatcttccaatggatgttatcGTTGACACCTTactggataatttggttgtttttcttttttcccagtGTCTGAAACTGAAGGTGTGATTGTTGAACCTGGCTTTGAAATTcccctctgtgagacccacataTTTATTTGATGAAACAATGTCCTTAGTGGTTGTAGAGACTACagtggcttcataaatgatggtctcggacatgcagGCTCCATTTTCGCGGGCACAAatttttatccctgcatgaacagctggtggtcattgttgtttttatgtgttgtgtgcaattatatttttaaaattagtaattgagctaaaactaatttttaagttATGCCTATTAAAGAGCTTTCTGTAATTATGATTGATTGGAAAATGCCTATCTATAAGTGATAACGgttgaaaaaagaacaaaataattaaaaatgacagagaatactggaagtatttaatatttagcttcaatcacactctgacatcttcgactgcatggggaaattaaattttcaatttcttgctgtgtgatcttattccattcttcccgaagggcattc
The DNA window shown above is from Octopus sinensis linkage group LG30, ASM634580v1, whole genome shotgun sequence and carries:
- the LOC118768522 gene encoding uncharacterized protein LOC118768522 isoform X2; this translates as MNKDLKAGMSKLEELEIPELKELETLELKEPEDLAIAELDDLEELEELEEMEIPELKELKEDLEASEMKELDLEIPELKELEDLEINELKDLDDLEIPELKELEDLKIMDDTELNKEIEDLECLKNWRLHC
- the LOC118768522 gene encoding uncharacterized protein LOC118768522 isoform X1, producing the protein MNKDLKAGMSKLEELEIPELKELETLELKEPEDLAIAELDDLEELEELEEMEIPELKELKEDLEASEMKELDLEIPELKELEDLEINELKDLDDLEINELKDLDDLEIPELKELEDLKIMDDTELNKEIEDLECLKNWRLHC
- the LOC118768522 gene encoding uncharacterized protein LOC118768522 isoform X3, with translation MNKDLKAGMSKLEELEIPELKELETLELKEPEDLAIAELDDLEELEELEEMEIPELKELKEDLEASEMKELDLEIPELNDLEIPELKELEDLKIMDDTELNKEIEDLECLKNWRLHC